A genomic region of Ictidomys tridecemlineatus isolate mIctTri1 chromosome 10, mIctTri1.hap1, whole genome shotgun sequence contains the following coding sequences:
- the Sox8 gene encoding transcription factor SOX-8 — MLDMSESRAQPPCSPSGTASSMSHVEDSDSDAPPSPAGSEGLGRAAGTGSGGRGDASEAADERFPACIRDAVSQVLKGYDWSLVPMPVRGGNGGALKAKPHVKRPMNAFMVWAQAARRKLADQYPHLHNAELSKTLGKLWRLLTESEKRPFVEEAERLRVQHKKDHPDYKYQPRRRKSMKTGQSDSDSGAELGHHPGGTMYKADAGLHGDTHHHGDHTGQTHGPPTPPTTPKTDLHHPAGGGKQELKPEGRRLVDSGRQNIDFSNVDISELSSEVISNMDTFDVHEFDQYLPLNGHSALPAEPSQAAAAGSYGGTSYSHSGASVGVSPVWAHKGAPSASASPTEAGPPRPHIKTEQLSPGHYGDQPHGSPGRSDYSSYSAQASVTSAAPATAASSFASAQCDYTDLQASNYYSPYAGYAPSLYQYPYFHSSRRPYASPLLNGLSVPPAHSPSGNWDQPVYTTLTRP; from the exons ATGCTGGACATGAGTGAGTCCCGCGCCCAGCCGCCCTGCAGCCCGTCCGGCACCGCCAGCTCCATGTCGCACGTGGAGGACTCGGACTCGGATGCGCCTCCGTCTCCCGCGGGCTCCGAGGGCCTTGGCCGCGCGGCGGGCACGGGGAGCGGCGGCCGGGGCGATGCATCCGAGGCAGCGGACGAGCGCTTCCCGGCCTGCATTCGCGACGCGGTGTCGCAGGTGCTCAAGGGCTACGACTGGAGCCTGGTACCCATGCCCGTGCGTGGTGGCAACGGTGGAGCGCTGAAGGCCAAGCCGCACGTGAAGCGGCCCATGAACGCCTTCATGGTGTGGGCGCAGGCGGCGCGCCGCAAGCTGGCGGACCAGTACCCGCACCTGCACAATGCCGAACTTAGCAAGACGCTGGGCAAGCTGTGGCG CTTGCTGACCGAAAGCGAGAAGCGTCCCTTTGTGGAGGAGGCTGAGCGGCTCCGGGTCCAGCACAAGAAGGACCACCCGGACTACAAGTACCAGCCACGGCGGAGGAAGAGCATGAAGACGGGCCAGAGCGACTCTGACTCAGGGGCGGAGCTGGGCCACCACCCTGGTGGCACCATGTACAAGGCTGATGCAGGCCTCCATGGTGATACACACCACCATGGTGACCACACAG GCCAGACCCACGGGCCTCCCACCCCGCCCACCACTCCCAAGACAGACCTACACCACCCTGCTGGCGGGGGCAAGCAGGAGCTGAAGCCAGAAGGGCGCCGCCTGGTGGACAGCGGCCGCCAGAACATCGACTTCAGCAACGTGGACATCTCAGAGCTTAGCAGCGAGGTTATCAGCAATATGGACACCTTTGACGTCCATGAGTTCGACCAGTACCTGCCCCTCAATGGCCACTCGGCCCTGCCTGCAGAGCCCagccaggctgctgctgctggctccTATGGGGGTACTTCCTACTCCCACTCTGGGGCTAGTGTCGGGGTGTCCCCTGTGTGGGCTCACAAGGGAGCTCCATCAGCCTCAGCGTCACCCACTGAGGCTGGACCCCCACGGCCGCACATCAAGACGGAGCAGCTGAGTCCAGGCCACTATGGTGACCAGCCACATGGCTCCCCAGGTCGCTCCGACTACAGCTCCTACAGCGCCCAGGCCAGCGTCACCAGTGCTGCCCCCGCTACAGCTGCCAGCTCCTTCGCAAGCGCGCAGTGTGACTACACCGACCTGCAGGCCTCCAACTACTACAGCCCCTATGCCGGCTACGCACCCAGCCTCTACCAGTACCCCTACTTCCACTCCTCCCGCCGGCCCTATGCCTCGCCGCTGCTCAACGGGCTCTCTGTGCCACCGGCCCACAGCCCCAGTGGCAACTGGGACCAGCCTGTGTACACCACCTTGACCAGGCCCTGA